TCCTGTCGTTGCTCGCGCTGGTTGCCCTCGCCGGTGCGGTCGTCACCGTCGTCGCCGCCACGGGTGCACGCGCGAACGGCGCACTCGGGCTGACGCTGCGGCGCAGCGCGCTCGGCCTCGCGGCGACCGTCGCGGTCGTCTCGCTCGCCGGCTCGCTGTACCTGTCCGAGGTCGCGCACTTCCTGCCCTGCCGCCTGTGCTGGTACCAGCGGATCGCCATGTACCCGCTCGCGGTCGTGCTCGTCGTCGCGGCGCTGCGGCGTGACGCAGCGGTGCGGTGGTATGCGATCCCGCTCGCGGTCGGCGGGCTGGCGATCTCGCTGTGGCACCTCGGCGTCGAGCACCTCGGCATCGGCGAGGGTGCATGCGACATCGCGAACCCCTGCTCGATCCGGTGGGTCGAGCACTTCGGGTTCGTGACGATCCCGTTCATGGCCGCGTGTGGCTTCGTCGCGATCGCCGTCCTCACGGCCGTCGCCGACCCGTTCGCGGACGACGACGCCGACGTCGACGGTGACGGTGACGACGCAGCGACGCGTCCCGCGCCGTCGCGCGACCGAGGAGCGCGCGTGATGGAAGGGAGCGGCACGTGAGCCAGCGACCCGGTCCGGGCGGCGGTTCCGGCCGGCGGCCCCCGCCGCGGAAGCGCCCCGTCACGCGGGGGCGCCAGGGCCCACCCGCCGGCTTCGTCGTCGCCGTCGCGGTCGTCGTCGTGATCGGCGTGGCCGCGCTCGTGGCCGTCGTCGCGTCCGGGGGTGGCGGCAGCAGCAAGAGCGCGAGCAGCAAGAGCGGCGGCTCGACCGGGTCGTCGGTCGACTACGGCAAGGTCGCCGTGCAGGGCAGCGCGCTCCCGCAGTTCGACGAGAACCAGCCGGCGAAGGGTGACGGGGCGGCGCTGCCCACGATCACGGGCGAGTCGCCCACGGGCGCGACCGTCACCATCCAGCCCGGCGGTGGCCCCCAGGTCGTCGTCGTCGGCGCGCCGTGGTGCCCGCACTGCAACCGCGAGCTGCCGAAGCTCGTGCAGGAGCTCGACAGCGGCTCGCTGGGCCACCCCCGCATCACGCTCGTCGTGACCGCCCAGGCGCCGAGCTACCCGAACTGGCCGCCCGGCCGCTGGATCAGCTCGACGATCCGCTGGCCCGCGAACCTCGCGCCCGTCATGCTCGACGACAAGAACACGACCGCGGCGAACGCGCTGGGCACCCCGGCCTACCCGTACTTCGTGTTCGTCGACTCGCAGGGCAAGGTCGGGTCGCGCCTCACCGGTGAGATCGGGCTCGACGTGTTCCAGCAGCACCTGCAAGCGCTGCACTGACCGCCCGGGGCTGGGGTCAAGGGTGGGCGCGGCGTCGTGCCGCGTCGAGCTCCGCCCAGGCCGCGTCGCGCCCTTCGAAGCCGGCCGTCGACGACGACTTGCCCGGCTCGAGCGCCTTGTAGACGTCGAAGAAGTGCTCGATCTCGTCGAGGAGGTGCTGCGGGAGGTCGCGCAGGTCGGCCACGTCGTCCATCATCGGGTCGCGGTCCAGCACGCAGATGAGCTTGGCGTCGGGCCCCTTCTCGTCGCTCATCCAGAACACGCCGACGGGCCGCGCGGTGACCATGCAGCCGGGGAACGTCGGGTCCTCCAGCAGCACGAGCGCGTCGAGCGGGTCGCCGTCCTCTCCGAGGGTGTCGGGCACGAACCCGTAGTCGGCCGGGTACACCGTCGCCGTGAACAGGCGGCGGTCGAGACGGATCACGTGGCGCTCGTGGTCGTACTCGTACTTGTTGCGGCTCCCGCGCGGGATCTCGATGACAACCTCGATCGTCTCGTGCCCGTCGTGCGTGCCCACGCCGTCTCCTCGCGCTCGCCCGGCGGCGGGGTACGTACCCGCCACGCGTCCCTAAATTGCAGCCGTGATCCCTGACCGCACGCGTGCCGCCGGCACGCGCGCGATCGGGCTGCGGACCGACGCGTACGAGCTCACCATGCTCGACGCGACGCTGCGCTCGGGAACCGCGGACGTACGCGCTGTGTTCGAGGTGTTCACCCGCGGCCTGCCCGACGGGTACGGGTACGGGATCGTCGCCGGGCTCGGCCGGCTCGTCGACGAGCTGCAGGAGTTCCGCTTCGGCGACGACGAGCTCGAGTACCTGGCCGCGACGCGGCTCGTGCACGACACGAC
Above is a window of Acidimicrobiia bacterium DNA encoding:
- a CDS encoding disulfide bond formation protein B, whose protein sequence is MSVHAVTTFLSLLALVALAGAVVTVVAATGARANGALGLTLRRSALGLAATVAVVSLAGSLYLSEVAHFLPCRLCWYQRIAMYPLAVVLVVAALRRDAAVRWYAIPLAVGGLAISLWHLGVEHLGIGEGACDIANPCSIRWVEHFGFVTIPFMAACGFVAIAVLTAVADPFADDDADVDGDGDDAATRPAPSRDRGARVMEGSGT
- a CDS encoding inorganic diphosphatase; amino-acid sequence: MGTHDGHETIEVVIEIPRGSRNKYEYDHERHVIRLDRRLFTATVYPADYGFVPDTLGEDGDPLDALVLLEDPTFPGCMVTARPVGVFWMSDEKGPDAKLICVLDRDPMMDDVADLRDLPQHLLDEIEHFFDVYKALEPGKSSSTAGFEGRDAAWAELDAARRRAHP